In the Phaseolus vulgaris cultivar G19833 chromosome 7, P. vulgaris v2.0, whole genome shotgun sequence genome, one interval contains:
- the LOC137828438 gene encoding 1-aminocyclopropane-1-carboxylate oxidase 4-like yields MENFPVINLANINGEEKKATLEQIEDACKNWGFFELVNHGIPQELLDRVERLTKEHYRKCMEKRFNEAVRSKGLDCVQDELKDMDWESTFFLRHLPTSNISEIPDLAQEYREAMKEFAEKLEKLAEELLEVVCENLGLEKGYLKKAFYGSRGPNFGTKVANYPACPKPEMVKGLRAHTDAGGIILLLQDDKVSGLQLLKDGQWVDVPPMRHSIVVNLGDQLEVISNGKYKSVEHRVIARSDGTRMSVASFYNPGNDALIYPAPPLLEREAMYPTFVFEDYMKLYSTVKFQPKEPRFQAIKALNSS; encoded by the exons ATGGAGAACTTCCCCGTGATCAACTTGGCGAATATCAATGGTGAGGAGAAGAAGGCTACCCTAGAGCAGATTGAAGATGCTTGCAAAAACTGGGGATTTTTTGAG TTGGTGAATCACGGAATACCCCAGGAACTTCTGGACAGGGTGGAAAGGTTAACAAAAGAGCATTATAGGAAATGCATGGAGAAGAGGTTCAACGAGGCAGTGAGAAGTAAAGGGTTAGATTGTGTCCAAGATGAACTGAAGGACATGGACTGGGAGAGCACCTTCTTCTTGCGCCATCTCCCAACTTCCAACATCTCTGAAATCCCTGATCTCGCCCAAGAGTACAg GGAAGCAATGAAGGAGTTTGCAGAGAAATTGGAGAAACTAGCAGAGGAGTTGCTAGAGGTGGTGTGTGAAAATCTTGGGTTGGAGAAGGGGTACTTGAAGAAGGCGTTTTATGGATCAAGAGGTCCTAATTTTGGGACAAAGGTGGCAAACTACCCTGCGTGCCCAAAGCCAGAAATGGTGAAGGGTCTTCGTGCCCATACAGATGCAGGTGGGATAATTCTTCTCTTGCAAGATGACAAGGTGAGTGGACTTCAGCTTCTGAAAGATGGGCAATGGGTGGATGTGCCTCCGATGCGCCATTCCATTGTTGTTAACCTTGGTGACCAGCTTGAG GTAATAAGCAATGGGAAATACAAGAGTGTGGAGCATCGTGTGATTGCTCGAAGTGATGGGACCAGAATGTCGGTGGCCTCATTCTACAACCCTGGCAATGATGCTCTTATCTACCCTGCACCACCATTGTTGGAGAGAGAGGCAATGTACCCAACATTTGTGTTTGAGGATTACATGAAGCTCTACTCTACGGTCAAGTTCCAACCAAAGGAGCCAAGATTTCAAGCCATCAAGGCTCTCAACTCTTCGTAG